A section of the Mycolicibacterium anyangense genome encodes:
- the rpmI gene encoding 50S ribosomal protein L35, translating into MPKAKTHSGASKRFRKTGSGKIVRQKANRRHLLEHKPSKRTRRLDGRTVLAPNDTKRVNAMLNG; encoded by the coding sequence ATGCCTAAGGCCAAGACCCACAGCGGCGCCAGCAAGCGCTTCCGCAAGACGGGCAGCGGCAAGATCGTGCGGCAGAAGGCGAACCGTCGCCACCTGCTCGAGCACAAGCCCAGCAAGCGGACCCGTCGCCTCGACGGCCGTACCGTCCTGGCACCCAATGACACCAAGCGTGTCAACGCGATGCTGAACGGCTAA
- the infC gene encoding translation initiation factor IF-3, with amino-acid sequence MSTETRVNERIRVPEVRLIGPGGEQVGIVRIEDALRVAADADLDLVEVAPDARPPVCKIMDYGKYKYETAQKARESRKNQQQTVVKEQKLRPKIDPHDYETKKGHVIRFLEAGSKVKVTIMFRGREQSRPELGYRLLQRLAGDVADYGFVETSAKQDGRNMTMVLAPHRGAKTRAKAAQQTIGAPAAEPAPEPDAPTDN; translated from the coding sequence ATCAGCACTGAGACACGCGTCAACGAGCGCATCCGCGTACCTGAAGTCCGCTTGATCGGACCGGGTGGCGAGCAGGTAGGCATCGTGCGCATCGAAGACGCCCTCCGCGTCGCCGCGGATGCCGATCTCGACCTTGTGGAAGTAGCCCCAGATGCCAGGCCTCCGGTCTGCAAGATCATGGACTACGGCAAGTACAAGTACGAGACGGCCCAGAAGGCGCGCGAGTCTCGCAAGAACCAGCAACAGACTGTCGTCAAGGAACAGAAGCTCCGTCCCAAGATCGACCCGCACGATTACGAGACCAAGAAGGGTCACGTCATCCGCTTCCTCGAGGCGGGGTCGAAGGTCAAGGTGACGATCATGTTCCGCGGCCGCGAGCAGTCCCGGCCCGAGCTCGGGTACCGGCTGCTGCAGCGCCTGGCCGGTGACGTGGCCGACTACGGCTTCGTCGAGACATCGGCCAAGCAGGATGGCCGCAACATGACGATGGTGCTGGCACCGCACCGCGGCGCGAAGACTCGCGCCAAGGCTGCGCAACAGACGATCGGCGCGCCGGCGGCGGAACCCGCCCCAGAGCCCGACGCTCCCACCGACAACTGA
- a CDS encoding DUF1844 domain-containing protein, with translation MTDSPSIRDLADIPAVEVITRAAVMLMSAAAEKLGLADPDPDSSERRDLDEARRLITALAGLVTASAEYLGPHAGPVRDGLKSLQLAFREASAAPEEPGRGPGEKYTGPVW, from the coding sequence ATGACGGATTCCCCTAGCATCCGCGACCTGGCCGATATCCCGGCAGTCGAGGTGATCACCCGAGCTGCGGTCATGCTGATGAGCGCGGCCGCCGAGAAACTTGGTCTTGCCGACCCCGATCCGGACAGCAGCGAACGGCGCGACCTCGACGAGGCCCGCCGGTTGATCACCGCACTGGCCGGCCTGGTCACGGCGTCCGCCGAGTATCTGGGACCGCATGCCGGCCCGGTGCGGGACGGCCTGAAGAGTTTGCAGCTGGCCTTCCGGGAGGCCAGTGCCGCACCCGAGGAGCCGGGCCGCGGTCCGGGCGAGAAGTACACAGGCCCTGTGTGGTAA
- the lysX gene encoding bifunctional lysylphosphatidylglycerol synthetase/lysine--tRNA ligase LysX has protein sequence MTVTTSRPTSRFRWVPAAAGWIIGVIASLSLLSSVSPLLRHIIRVPREFINDYIFNFPDTSFAWAFVLGLLAAALAARKRIAWWILVFYMAAASVWNALDLLTGGETEAVDIGEVIGLVFHVAAIGFLLLAYREFWARVRRGALLKAAATLVAGMAIGTVVGWGLLELSPGTLAREDRFWYALNRVGAFAGAGADAFTGHPHVFVNALLGLFGALALMVAAIVLFQSQRADNALTGEDESAIRGLLENYGKNDSLGYFATRRDKSVVFAPNGRAAITYRVEVGVCLASGDPIGDPRAWQAAIGAWLDLCQTYGWAPGVMGASSTGAQAFREAGLNALQLGDEAILYPDKFHLSGSDMRAVRQAVTRARRAGLTVRMRRHRDFSAEEMAAVIKRADTWRDTETERGFSMALGRLGDAADGDCLLVEAVEGDPGNSSGEVVAMLSLVPWGNNGLSLDLMRRSPQSPNGTIELMVSELMQNAEDIGVSRVSLNFAMFRSAFEQGAQLGAGPVARLWRALLVFFSKWWQLETLYRSNMKYQPQWVPRYACYEDARLIPRVGVASVIAEGFLVLPFTRRGKQHTGHHSSVPHDLAASGRLHADGSAPDTDRLATQPVGEAAEARLPDQVRVRMAKLKALQDKGIDAYPVGTPPTHTVAQALAEADDVHLTVAGRILRTRDYGGVVFAQLRDWSGDVQLLLDKSALDGTAEDFAGVDLGDLVEAGGHMGYSKNGTRSLIVQHWRMLGKCLRPLPDKRKGLQDPEARVRARYVDLAINPEARDLIRARSNVLHAIRETLFAKGFLEVETPILQQIHGGANARPFVTHINAYDLDLYLRIAPELYLKRLCVGGVERVFELGRAFRNEGVDFSHNPEFTLLEAYQAHADYRVWIDGCRELIQNAAIAANGSAVVMRPVQGGAADGALAPVDISGTWAVKTVHDAVSEALGEQIDAQTELPVLRRLCDAAAVPYLTHWDAGAVVLELYERLVEDRTEAPTFYTDFPTSVSPLTRPHRSKPGVAERWDLVAWGVELGTAYSELTDPVEQRRRLLEQSLLAADGDPEAMELDEDFLQAMEYAMPPTGGLGVGVDRVVMMITGRSIRETLPFPLAKPR, from the coding sequence ATGACCGTCACCACGAGTCGGCCAACCTCACGGTTCCGCTGGGTGCCCGCGGCAGCAGGGTGGATCATCGGCGTCATCGCGAGCCTGTCGCTGCTGTCCAGCGTCTCGCCGTTGCTGCGGCACATCATCAGGGTTCCGCGGGAGTTCATCAACGACTACATCTTCAACTTCCCGGACACCAGCTTCGCGTGGGCATTCGTGCTCGGCCTGCTCGCGGCCGCACTGGCCGCCCGCAAGCGCATCGCCTGGTGGATCCTGGTGTTCTACATGGCCGCCGCCTCGGTGTGGAACGCGCTGGACCTGTTGACCGGAGGGGAAACCGAAGCCGTCGACATCGGCGAGGTCATCGGTCTGGTCTTCCACGTGGCCGCCATCGGTTTCCTGCTGCTGGCCTACCGCGAATTCTGGGCCCGGGTCCGCCGCGGAGCGCTGCTCAAGGCGGCCGCGACCCTGGTCGCCGGGATGGCCATCGGCACCGTCGTCGGCTGGGGTCTGCTGGAACTGTCCCCGGGGACGCTGGCCCGCGAAGACCGATTCTGGTACGCGCTCAACCGGGTCGGTGCGTTCGCCGGCGCGGGCGCCGATGCCTTCACCGGGCACCCCCACGTCTTCGTCAACGCGCTGCTCGGCCTGTTCGGGGCGCTCGCGCTGATGGTGGCCGCGATCGTGCTGTTCCAGTCCCAGCGAGCCGACAACGCACTCACCGGCGAGGACGAGTCGGCCATCCGGGGACTTCTCGAGAACTACGGCAAGAACGATTCACTGGGCTACTTCGCGACCCGCCGCGACAAGTCGGTGGTGTTCGCGCCCAACGGCCGCGCGGCGATCACCTATCGCGTCGAGGTCGGCGTGTGTCTGGCCAGTGGCGACCCGATCGGGGACCCGCGCGCCTGGCAGGCGGCCATCGGCGCATGGCTGGACCTGTGCCAGACCTATGGGTGGGCTCCCGGTGTGATGGGTGCGAGTTCCACCGGCGCGCAAGCGTTTCGGGAAGCCGGGCTCAATGCCCTCCAGCTCGGCGACGAGGCCATCCTCTACCCGGACAAGTTCCATCTGTCCGGGTCGGACATGCGCGCGGTGCGCCAGGCCGTCACCCGGGCCCGCCGGGCCGGTCTGACGGTGCGGATGCGCCGGCACCGCGACTTCTCCGCCGAGGAGATGGCCGCGGTGATCAAGCGCGCCGACACCTGGCGGGACACCGAGACCGAACGCGGCTTCTCGATGGCGCTGGGCCGGCTCGGCGACGCCGCCGACGGCGACTGCCTGCTGGTCGAGGCCGTCGAGGGCGACCCGGGAAATAGCTCCGGTGAGGTGGTGGCGATGCTCTCGCTCGTGCCGTGGGGTAACAACGGGCTGTCGCTTGATCTGATGCGCCGGTCGCCGCAGTCCCCCAACGGCACCATCGAACTGATGGTCAGTGAACTCATGCAGAACGCCGAAGACATTGGTGTGAGCCGGGTTTCACTCAACTTCGCCATGTTCCGGTCGGCCTTCGAACAAGGTGCGCAGCTCGGTGCAGGCCCGGTGGCGCGGTTGTGGCGGGCGCTGCTGGTGTTCTTCTCCAAATGGTGGCAGCTGGAGACGCTGTACCGGTCGAACATGAAGTACCAGCCGCAGTGGGTGCCGCGTTACGCCTGTTACGAGGACGCCCGGCTGATCCCGCGGGTCGGAGTGGCCTCGGTGATCGCCGAGGGCTTCCTGGTGCTGCCGTTCACCCGGCGCGGCAAGCAGCACACCGGCCACCACTCGTCGGTGCCGCACGACCTGGCCGCCAGCGGCCGCCTGCATGCCGACGGCAGTGCCCCCGACACCGATCGCCTGGCCACGCAGCCGGTGGGCGAGGCCGCCGAAGCGCGGCTGCCCGATCAGGTTCGGGTCCGGATGGCGAAATTGAAAGCTCTGCAAGACAAGGGTATCGACGCCTATCCAGTCGGCACGCCGCCGACCCACACCGTGGCCCAGGCGCTGGCCGAGGCAGATGATGTCCATCTCACCGTTGCCGGCCGCATCCTGCGCACCCGCGATTACGGCGGTGTGGTGTTCGCGCAGTTGCGCGACTGGTCCGGCGATGTGCAGCTGCTGCTGGACAAGTCGGCACTCGACGGGACCGCCGAGGATTTCGCCGGCGTGGATCTCGGCGATCTGGTCGAGGCCGGCGGGCACATGGGCTACAGCAAGAACGGCACCCGGTCGCTGATCGTGCAGCACTGGCGGATGCTGGGAAAGTGCCTGCGGCCACTGCCCGACAAGCGCAAGGGCCTGCAGGATCCGGAGGCACGGGTGCGGGCCCGCTACGTCGACCTGGCCATCAACCCCGAGGCGCGTGATCTGATCCGGGCCCGTAGCAATGTCCTGCATGCCATCCGGGAAACGTTGTTCGCCAAGGGTTTTCTGGAAGTCGAGACCCCGATCCTGCAGCAGATCCACGGTGGGGCCAATGCCCGTCCGTTCGTCACCCACATCAACGCCTACGACCTGGATCTGTATCTGCGCATCGCCCCTGAGCTCTATCTCAAGAGGCTTTGTGTCGGCGGTGTCGAGCGGGTCTTCGAACTCGGTCGCGCATTCCGCAACGAAGGCGTGGATTTCAGCCACAACCCCGAGTTCACCCTGCTGGAGGCCTATCAGGCACACGCCGACTACCGGGTGTGGATCGACGGGTGCCGGGAGCTCATCCAGAACGCGGCGATCGCCGCCAACGGCTCGGCGGTGGTGATGCGACCCGTGCAAGGCGGTGCAGCCGACGGCGCGCTCGCGCCCGTCGACATCTCCGGGACGTGGGCGGTCAAGACCGTCCACGACGCGGTGTCGGAGGCACTCGGGGAACAGATCGACGCCCAGACCGAGCTGCCGGTGCTGCGCCGGCTCTGCGACGCCGCCGCGGTGCCCTACCTGACGCACTGGGACGCCGGCGCGGTGGTGCTGGAGCTCTACGAACGGTTGGTCGAGGACCGCACCGAGGCGCCCACGTTCTACACCGACTTCCCCACCTCCGTCTCGCCGCTGACCCGGCCGCACCGCAGCAAGCCCGGGGTCGCCGAGCGCTGGGACCTGGTGGCCTGGGGTGTCGAGCTGGGGACCGCCTACAGCGAGCTCACCGACCCGGTGGAACAGCGCCGCCGGTTGCTCGAGCAGTCGCTGCTGGCCGCCGATGGCGACCCCGAGGCGATGGAGCTCGACGAGGACTTCCTGCAGGCGATGGAGTACGCGATGCCGCCGACCGGCGGCCTGGGCGTGGGCGTGGATCGTGTCGTCATGATGATCACCGGCCGTAGCATCCGCGAGACGCTGCCGTTCCCGCTGGCCAAGCCCCGCTGA
- a CDS encoding alpha/beta hydrolase, translated as MTSSTTMVADTFLADTASPFPQHISLMHGWVPLIAQIVAGVVLVLAIGWRSRRWRLLWVPLAVALGALLAGYAYWSIADDGLAGDPAPHQLWVWIAVTGVAATVAVVGWRGARWWRRGMSVLAIPLCALSAALMLNLWVGYFPTVQTAWNQLTAGPLPDQTDRATVTAMVAHHAVPPTGTVLSVNIPSDASHFKHRSEWVYLPPAYFATDPPPKLPTVMMIGGEFNTPADWLRAGNAIKTIDQFAAAHHGNAPVFVFVDSGGSFNNDTECVNGPRGNAADHLTKDVVPFMESNFGVSADRARWGVVGWSMGGTCAVDLATMHPDMFSSIVDIAGDFAPNSGTKIQTIDRLFGGDAAAYASFDPATVITKHGPYQGISAWFAISGTPSNRPTTPQTITVGATGLGGRDANPNPGDQTTAANTLCALGSADGINCAVVAQPGKHDWPFAARVFTAALPWLAGQIGTPEVPPVALPVPPVRPPGPVTIAAAGPPPPLQAAAR; from the coding sequence GTGACATCTTCGACGACGATGGTCGCCGACACGTTCCTGGCGGACACGGCGAGTCCGTTCCCGCAACACATTTCGCTGATGCACGGCTGGGTACCGCTGATCGCCCAGATCGTGGCAGGCGTCGTGCTGGTGCTGGCGATCGGTTGGCGGTCCCGCCGCTGGCGACTGTTGTGGGTGCCACTGGCGGTGGCCCTCGGCGCACTGCTGGCCGGCTACGCCTACTGGAGCATCGCCGACGACGGCCTGGCCGGCGACCCCGCACCGCATCAACTGTGGGTGTGGATCGCCGTGACCGGGGTGGCCGCCACTGTCGCCGTCGTGGGGTGGCGCGGCGCACGCTGGTGGCGACGCGGTATGTCGGTTCTCGCGATACCACTGTGCGCCCTGTCCGCGGCGCTGATGCTCAACCTCTGGGTCGGCTACTTCCCCACCGTCCAGACGGCGTGGAATCAGCTCACCGCCGGGCCGCTGCCCGATCAGACCGACCGTGCCACCGTGACCGCCATGGTGGCCCACCATGCCGTCCCGCCCACCGGCACCGTGCTGTCGGTGAACATCCCCTCGGACGCTTCACATTTCAAGCACCGCAGCGAGTGGGTGTACCTGCCGCCCGCCTACTTCGCCACCGACCCGCCGCCGAAGTTGCCGACGGTGATGATGATCGGGGGCGAGTTCAACACCCCGGCCGACTGGCTGCGGGCCGGTAACGCGATCAAGACCATCGACCAGTTCGCCGCCGCGCACCACGGTAATGCGCCGGTGTTCGTGTTCGTCGACTCCGGTGGGTCGTTCAACAACGACACCGAATGTGTGAACGGTCCGCGCGGCAACGCCGCCGACCACCTCACCAAGGACGTCGTGCCGTTCATGGAGTCCAACTTCGGCGTGAGCGCCGACCGCGCACGGTGGGGCGTCGTCGGCTGGTCGATGGGCGGCACGTGTGCGGTCGACCTGGCGACCATGCATCCGGACATGTTCAGCTCGATCGTCGACATCGCCGGTGATTTCGCGCCCAACTCCGGGACGAAGATCCAGACGATCGACCGGTTGTTCGGCGGTGACGCCGCCGCGTACGCCTCGTTCGACCCGGCGACGGTGATCACCAAACACGGTCCCTATCAAGGTATCTCGGCCTGGTTCGCTATCTCTGGTACCCCGTCCAACCGGCCCACGACACCGCAGACGATCACGGTGGGCGCCACCGGGCTCGGCGGGCGCGACGCCAACCCGAACCCCGGCGACCAGACCACCGCGGCCAACACCCTGTGCGCGCTGGGCAGCGCGGACGGTATCAACTGTGCGGTGGTGGCCCAGCCGGGCAAGCACGACTGGCCGTTCGCCGCTCGGGTGTTCACCGCCGCGCTGCCGTGGCTGGCGGGTCAGATCGGCACACCCGAGGTGCCGCCGGTGGCGTTGCCGGTGCCGCCGGTGCGGCCGCCGGGGCCGGTGACGATCGCGGCTGCCGGACCGCCGCCACCGTTGCAGGCGGCAGCGCGCTGA
- a CDS encoding PspA/IM30 family protein: MADDYIPRHAKPEPETPPVPAQPPMPAPAVDTGYTPDGVPTFDSVREKIETRYGTALGSAELDAETPEGRSIEEQYEARQKAAHDRLEAIRASMRNQDNS, from the coding sequence ATGGCCGACGACTACATCCCCCGCCACGCCAAGCCGGAACCCGAGACGCCTCCAGTGCCGGCGCAGCCACCGATGCCCGCGCCTGCGGTGGACACCGGCTACACCCCCGACGGAGTACCGACGTTCGACTCGGTCCGAGAGAAGATCGAGACGCGGTACGGAACTGCTCTGGGCTCAGCGGAATTGGATGCCGAGACTCCCGAGGGACGCAGCATCGAGGAGCAGTACGAGGCGCGCCAGAAAGCGGCGCACGACAGGCTCGAGGCGATCCGCGCCTCGATGCGCAACCAGGACAACTCGTGA
- the uvrA gene encoding excinuclease ABC subunit UvrA, whose product MADRLIVKGAREHNLRSVDLDLPRDSLIVFTGLSGSGKSSLAFDTIFAEGQRRYVESLSAYARQFLGQMDKPDVDFIEGLSPAVSIDQKSTNRNPRSTVGTITEVYDYLRLLYARAGTPHCPVCGERIARQTPQQIVDQVLAMDEGLRFQVLAPVVRTRKGEFVDLFDKLNTQGYSRVRVDGVVHPLTDPPKLKKQEKHDIEVVVDRLTVKASSKQRLTDSVETALNLADGIVVLEFVDREDDHPHREQRFSEKLACPNGHPLAVDDLEPRSFSFNSPYGACPECSGLGIRKEVDPELVVPDPELTLAEGAVAPWSMGHNAEYFTRMLAGLGEALGFDTNTPWRKLPAKARKAILEGCDEQVHVRYKNRYGRTRSYYADFEGVMAFLQRRMEQTESEQMKERYEGFMRDVPCPECDGTRLKPEILAVTLAAGERGAKSIAEVCDLSIADCSDFLNELTLGPREQAIAGQVLKEVQSRLGFLLDVGLEYLSLARAAGTLSGGEAQRIRLATQIGSGLVGVLYVLDEPSIGLHQRDNRRLIETLTRLRDLGNTLIVVEHDEDTIAHSDWVVDIGPAAGEHGGRVVHSGPYQELLKNADSITGAYLSGRQRIDVPDIRRPTDRRRQLTVVGAREHNLRDIDVAFPLGVLSAVTGVSGSGKSTLVNDILAAVLANKLNGARQVPGRHTRINGLEHVDKLVRVDQSPIGRTPRSNPATYTGVFDKIRTLFAATTEAKVRGYQPGRFSFNVKGGRCEACSGDGTIKIEMNFLPDVYVPCEVCHGARYNRETLEVHYKGKTISEVLDMSIEDAAEFFEPITGIHRYLRTLVDVGLGYVRLGQPAPTLSGGEAQRVKLAAELQKRSTGRTVYILDEPTTGLHFEDIRKLLKVINGLVDKGNSVIVIEHNLDVIKTSDWIIDMGPEGGAGGGTVVAQGTPEDVAAVPESYTGKFLSEILSASAPEPAPAPKRTATRRRKVSA is encoded by the coding sequence GTGGCTGACCGGCTGATCGTCAAGGGCGCGCGTGAGCACAACCTGCGGAGCGTCGATCTGGACCTGCCCCGCGACAGTCTCATCGTGTTCACCGGGCTGTCCGGCTCCGGCAAATCGTCGCTGGCGTTCGACACCATCTTCGCCGAGGGGCAGCGTCGCTACGTCGAGTCGCTGAGTGCCTACGCCCGTCAGTTCCTCGGCCAGATGGACAAGCCGGACGTCGACTTCATCGAGGGTCTGTCGCCCGCGGTGTCGATCGACCAGAAGTCCACCAACCGCAACCCGCGGTCGACGGTCGGCACCATCACCGAGGTGTACGACTACCTGCGTCTGCTCTACGCCAGGGCGGGCACCCCGCACTGCCCGGTCTGCGGCGAGCGGATCGCCCGGCAGACCCCACAGCAGATCGTCGACCAGGTGCTGGCCATGGACGAGGGACTCCGGTTCCAGGTGCTGGCGCCTGTGGTGCGTACCCGCAAGGGCGAATTCGTCGACCTGTTCGACAAGCTCAACACCCAGGGCTACAGCCGGGTCCGGGTCGACGGTGTGGTGCACCCGCTCACCGACCCGCCCAAGCTGAAGAAGCAAGAGAAGCACGACATCGAGGTGGTCGTCGACCGGCTGACCGTCAAGGCCAGCTCCAAGCAACGGCTCACCGATTCGGTGGAGACGGCGCTGAACCTGGCTGACGGCATCGTCGTCCTGGAGTTCGTCGACCGGGAAGACGACCATCCGCACCGGGAGCAGCGGTTCTCCGAGAAGCTGGCCTGCCCCAACGGGCACCCGCTCGCGGTCGACGACCTCGAGCCCAGGTCGTTCTCGTTCAACTCGCCCTACGGCGCCTGCCCGGAATGCAGCGGCCTGGGCATCCGCAAGGAAGTCGACCCTGAGCTCGTGGTGCCCGACCCGGAGCTGACGCTGGCCGAAGGAGCGGTGGCGCCGTGGTCGATGGGCCATAACGCCGAGTACTTCACCCGCATGCTCGCCGGCCTCGGTGAGGCGCTGGGTTTCGACACCAACACGCCCTGGCGCAAGCTGCCGGCCAAAGCCCGCAAGGCGATCCTGGAGGGCTGCGACGAACAGGTCCACGTCCGTTACAAGAACCGCTACGGTCGAACTCGCTCGTACTACGCCGACTTCGAAGGCGTGATGGCCTTCCTGCAGCGGCGGATGGAACAGACCGAGTCCGAGCAGATGAAGGAACGCTACGAGGGCTTCATGCGTGACGTTCCGTGCCCGGAGTGCGACGGCACGCGGCTCAAGCCAGAGATCCTGGCGGTGACGCTGGCGGCGGGGGAGCGCGGCGCCAAGTCGATCGCCGAGGTCTGCGACCTGTCCATCGCCGACTGCTCGGATTTCCTCAACGAACTCACCCTGGGCCCCCGCGAGCAGGCGATCGCCGGTCAGGTCCTCAAGGAGGTCCAGTCGCGGCTGGGCTTTTTGCTCGACGTTGGCCTGGAGTATCTGTCGCTGGCCCGCGCGGCGGGCACGTTGTCCGGCGGTGAGGCGCAGCGGATCCGGCTGGCGACCCAGATCGGCTCCGGTCTGGTCGGGGTGCTCTACGTGCTCGACGAGCCCTCCATCGGGCTGCATCAGCGGGACAACCGCCGGCTGATCGAAACTCTCACGCGGCTAAGGGATCTGGGCAACACCTTGATCGTCGTCGAACATGACGAGGACACCATCGCCCATTCCGACTGGGTGGTCGACATCGGTCCGGCGGCCGGTGAGCACGGCGGCCGGGTGGTGCACAGCGGTCCCTACCAGGAGCTGCTGAAGAACGCCGACTCCATCACCGGTGCGTACCTGTCTGGGCGGCAGCGCATCGACGTGCCGGACATTCGCCGGCCCACCGACCGGCGCAGGCAGCTCACCGTCGTGGGTGCCCGCGAACACAATCTGCGTGACATCGACGTGGCCTTCCCGCTCGGGGTGCTGTCGGCGGTGACGGGCGTGTCGGGGTCGGGAAAGTCGACGCTGGTCAACGACATCCTGGCCGCGGTCCTGGCCAACAAGCTCAACGGTGCCCGCCAGGTACCCGGTCGGCACACCCGGATCAACGGCCTCGAACACGTCGACAAGCTGGTCCGCGTCGACCAGTCACCGATCGGCCGCACGCCGCGGTCCAACCCGGCCACCTACACCGGGGTGTTCGACAAGATCCGCACGTTGTTCGCCGCCACCACCGAGGCGAAGGTCCGCGGCTATCAGCCCGGCCGGTTCTCGTTCAACGTCAAAGGTGGCCGCTGCGAAGCATGTTCGGGCGACGGCACCATCAAGATCGAGATGAACTTCCTGCCGGACGTCTACGTCCCCTGCGAGGTCTGCCACGGCGCCCGGTACAACCGGGAGACTCTCGAGGTGCATTACAAGGGCAAGACCATCTCCGAGGTGCTCGACATGTCGATCGAGGACGCCGCGGAGTTCTTCGAACCGATCACCGGTATCCACCGGTACCTGCGCACGCTCGTCGACGTCGGCCTGGGTTACGTGCGGCTGGGCCAGCCGGCCCCCACCCTGTCCGGCGGTGAGGCCCAGCGCGTCAAGCTGGCCGCCGAACTGCAGAAGCGCTCGACCGGCCGCACAGTCTACATCCTCGACGAGCCCACCACCGGCCTGCACTTCGAGGACATCCGAAAGCTACTCAAGGTGATCAATGGCCTTGTGGACAAAGGTAATTCGGTGATCGTCATCGAACACAACCTCGACGTCATCAAGACCTCGGACTGGATCATCGACATGGGCCCAGAAGGCGGCGCCGGCGGCGGGACGGTGGTCGCACAGGGCACACCCGAAGACGTCGCGGCGGTGCCGGAGAGCTACACCGGCAAATTCCTTTCGGAGATCCTGTCGGCCTCCGCTCCGGAGCCTGCACCGGCGCCGAAACGTACCGCCACCCGGCGGCGCAAGGTCAGCGCCTGA
- a CDS encoding MBL fold metallo-hydrolase: MTVVDDTYTGHVEPQASARRTLPGATIIKTSVGPMDNNAYLVTCSSTGQSLLIDAANDPQLLVELVGEHAPKLALILTSHQHFDHWQALAAVAEATGAPTAAHQLDAEPLPVTPDRLLAGGDTIDVGDLTFDVIHLRGHTPGSVALALRPSGERTATHLFTGDCLFPGGVGKTWEPGAFEELLSDVSSRLFDVYGDDTVVYPGHGDDTTLGAERPHLQDWRERGW, from the coding sequence GTGACAGTCGTCGACGACACCTACACCGGACATGTCGAACCGCAGGCTTCGGCGCGCCGCACCCTGCCCGGCGCGACCATCATCAAGACCTCGGTGGGCCCCATGGATAACAACGCCTACCTGGTCACGTGTTCCTCGACCGGGCAGAGCCTGCTCATCGACGCCGCCAACGACCCGCAGCTGCTGGTCGAGCTCGTCGGCGAGCACGCGCCCAAACTGGCCCTGATCCTCACCAGCCACCAGCACTTCGACCACTGGCAGGCGCTGGCCGCAGTGGCCGAGGCCACCGGCGCCCCGACGGCGGCCCACCAGCTCGACGCCGAACCGCTGCCGGTCACGCCGGACCGCCTGCTGGCCGGCGGTGACACCATCGACGTCGGCGACCTCACCTTCGACGTCATCCACCTGCGGGGCCACACCCCCGGATCGGTCGCACTGGCACTGCGCCCAAGCGGCGAACGTACCGCCACGCACCTGTTCACCGGGGACTGCCTGTTCCCGGGTGGCGTCGGAAAGACTTGGGAGCCAGGCGCTTTCGAGGAGCTACTCAGTGACGTCAGCAGCCGCCTGTTCGACGTGTACGGCGATGACACCGTGGTCTACCCCGGTCACGGCGACGACACCACGCTGGGGGCCGAGCGCCCGCATCTGCAGGACTGGCGCGAACGCGGCTGGTGA
- a CDS encoding Rv1893 family protein: MGFDPKNALDAARDIATHAVEKASDIVEDAAHVLRGNVTEGVGAIVQDSVDIATHAVERTKEVFTGGDEDVEP, encoded by the coding sequence ATGGGCTTCGATCCAAAGAACGCACTCGACGCGGCCAGGGATATCGCCACCCACGCCGTCGAGAAGGCCTCCGACATCGTCGAAGACGCCGCTCACGTGCTCCGGGGCAATGTCACCGAGGGCGTCGGTGCGATTGTTCAGGACTCCGTCGACATCGCCACCCACGCGGTGGAACGCACCAAAGAGGTGTTCACCGGCGGCGACGAAGACGTCGAGCCTTAG